In Fusobacterium sp. IOR10, one genomic interval encodes:
- a CDS encoding SDR family oxidoreductase, with product MYVLITGVTKGIGRSLALEFINRGDKVIGVSRTEKELETIQGEFPLSFIPIRADITNEKEIDDIFIKLKNMKISVDLLINNAGVGYISNFCTLSWEKNKNIIDLNIVALTYMTHKFLKEVKGNENKGIINVSSTGACQSGGPLFATYYASKSYVKSFSNGISEELRDRKIRVMCLLPGPTKTKFNGMEKAQGFYIMEASNVAKIALRDYFRGKEICIPGVINKLLVFISNFIPRRFQLKMLKRIQNKK from the coding sequence TATTAACAGAGGGGATAAAGTTATTGGAGTATCAAGAACAGAAAAAGAACTTGAAACTATACAAGGGGAATTTCCTTTAAGTTTTATTCCAATTAGAGCAGACATAACAAATGAAAAGGAAATAGATGATATTTTTATAAAATTAAAAAATATGAAGATTTCAGTTGATCTTTTAATAAATAATGCAGGGGTAGGTTATATTTCAAATTTTTGTACCTTATCTTGGGAAAAAAATAAAAATATAATAGATTTAAATATAGTAGCCCTTACATATATGACACATAAATTTTTAAAGGAAGTAAAGGGAAATGAAAATAAGGGAATAATAAATGTTTCTTCAACAGGGGCGTGCCAAAGTGGTGGCCCACTATTTGCAACTTATTATGCTAGTAAATCCTATGTGAAATCATTTTCAAATGGTATCTCAGAGGAATTAAGAGATAGAAAAATAAGGGTAATGTGTCTTTTACCTGGACCAACTAAAACCAAGTTCAATGGAATGGAAAAAGCACAGGGTTTTTATATTATGGAAGCTTCCAATGTGGCTAAAATAGCTCTTAGGGACTATTTTAGAGGGAAGGAAATTTGTATTCCAGGAGTGATTAACAAGTTACTGGTTTTTATCTCAAATTTTATTCCTAGGAGATTTCAATTAAAAATGTTAAAAAGGATTCAAAATAAAAAATAA